A portion of the Acanthopagrus latus isolate v.2019 chromosome 21, fAcaLat1.1, whole genome shotgun sequence genome contains these proteins:
- the LOC119011836 gene encoding BTB/POZ domain-containing protein KCTD1 isoform X1, with the protein MDETDIMDLTHQKARKRPRPISSADESVHASLKRLPMRAAECREPSLMFAVRGEPVPAASLKQNDHSVTSSPTTVMPAQDNRSSMSRPMITRSPVSPLSNQGIPTPAQLTKSNAPVHIDVGGHMYTSSLATLTKFPESRIGRLFDGTEPIVLDSLKQHYFIDRDGHMFRYILNFLRTSKLLIPDDFKDYSLLYEEARYFQLQPMLAELERWRQDQELSRVSRPCECLVVRVAPDLGERITLSGDKALIEDVFPEIGDVMCNSVNAGWNHDSTHVIRFPLNGYCHLNSVQVLERLQQRGFEIAGSCGGGVDSSQFSEYVLRRELRRTSQRGSNSNRIKQEQLD; encoded by the exons ATGGACGAGACGGACATCATGGACTTAACGCACCAGAAAGCGAGGAAGCGACCGCGTCCAATCAGTTCCGCGGACGAGTCCGTGCACGCTTCCCTCAAACGGCTCCCGATGCGAGCGGCGGAGTGCAGGGAGCCCTCACTCATGTTCGCAGTCAGAGGAGAGCCGGTCCCCGCAGCGTCTCTCAAGCAGAATGACCACTCGGTGACTTCGTCTCCAACCACAGTGATGCCGGCGCAG GATAATCGCTCCAGCATGTCCAGGCCCATGATCACAAGGTCACCAGTGTCTCCATTGAGTAACCAGGGCATCCCAACACCTGCACAGCTCACCAAGTCCAATGCTCCCGTGCACATTGACGTGGGCGGACACATGTACACCAGCAGTCTGGCCACCTTAACAAAATTCCCAGAATCCCG AATTGGTCGTCTCTTTGATGGCACAGAGCCTATAGTCCTGGACAGCCTGAAGCAGCACTACTTCATTGACAGGGATGGACACATGTTCCGCTACATCCTCAACTTCCTCAGGACGTCCAAGCTCCTCATCCCCGACGACTTCAAA GACTACAGTCTGCTGTACGAGGAGGCGCGGTACTTCCAGCTGCAGCCCATGCTTGCTGAGCTGGAGCGCTGGCGCCAGGACCAGGAGCTGAGCCGGGTGTCACGCCCCTGCGAGTGTTTGGTGGTGCGCGTCGCGCCCGACCTGGGCGAGAGGATCACGCTCAGTGGCGACAAGGCCTTGATTGAGGACGTGTTTCCAGAGATCGGTGATGTCATGTGCAACTCTGTCAATGCCGGCTGGAACCATGACTCCACGCACGTCATCCGCTTCCCCCTCAATGGTTACTGCCACCTCAACTCTGTCCAG GTTCTAGAGCGTCTCCAACAACGCGGGTTCGAGATCGCCGGCTCCTGCGGCGGCGGCGTGGACTCGTCCCAATTCAGCGAGTACGTCCTGAGgagggagctgaggaggacgagTCAGCGAGGGTCCAATTCAAACAGGATAAAGCAGGAGCAGCTGGACTAG
- the LOC119011836 gene encoding BTB/POZ domain-containing protein KCTD1 isoform X4, with amino-acid sequence MFQDNRSSMSRPMITRSPVSPLSNQGIPTPAQLTKSNAPVHIDVGGHMYTSSLATLTKFPESRIGRLFDGTEPIVLDSLKQHYFIDRDGHMFRYILNFLRTSKLLIPDDFKDYSLLYEEARYFQLQPMLAELERWRQDQELSRVSRPCECLVVRVAPDLGERITLSGDKALIEDVFPEIGDVMCNSVNAGWNHDSTHVIRFPLNGYCHLNSVQVLERLQQRGFEIAGSCGGGVDSSQFSEYVLRRELRRTSQRGSNSNRIKQEQLD; translated from the exons ATGTTTCAG GATAATCGCTCCAGCATGTCCAGGCCCATGATCACAAGGTCACCAGTGTCTCCATTGAGTAACCAGGGCATCCCAACACCTGCACAGCTCACCAAGTCCAATGCTCCCGTGCACATTGACGTGGGCGGACACATGTACACCAGCAGTCTGGCCACCTTAACAAAATTCCCAGAATCCCG AATTGGTCGTCTCTTTGATGGCACAGAGCCTATAGTCCTGGACAGCCTGAAGCAGCACTACTTCATTGACAGGGATGGACACATGTTCCGCTACATCCTCAACTTCCTCAGGACGTCCAAGCTCCTCATCCCCGACGACTTCAAA GACTACAGTCTGCTGTACGAGGAGGCGCGGTACTTCCAGCTGCAGCCCATGCTTGCTGAGCTGGAGCGCTGGCGCCAGGACCAGGAGCTGAGCCGGGTGTCACGCCCCTGCGAGTGTTTGGTGGTGCGCGTCGCGCCCGACCTGGGCGAGAGGATCACGCTCAGTGGCGACAAGGCCTTGATTGAGGACGTGTTTCCAGAGATCGGTGATGTCATGTGCAACTCTGTCAATGCCGGCTGGAACCATGACTCCACGCACGTCATCCGCTTCCCCCTCAATGGTTACTGCCACCTCAACTCTGTCCAG GTTCTAGAGCGTCTCCAACAACGCGGGTTCGAGATCGCCGGCTCCTGCGGCGGCGGCGTGGACTCGTCCCAATTCAGCGAGTACGTCCTGAGgagggagctgaggaggacgagTCAGCGAGGGTCCAATTCAAACAGGATAAAGCAGGAGCAGCTGGACTAG
- the LOC119011836 gene encoding BTB/POZ domain-containing protein KCTD1 isoform X2 has translation MAAACAYQRVHKRHANQTRITHRIGGLHSKDNRSSMSRPMITRSPVSPLSNQGIPTPAQLTKSNAPVHIDVGGHMYTSSLATLTKFPESRIGRLFDGTEPIVLDSLKQHYFIDRDGHMFRYILNFLRTSKLLIPDDFKDYSLLYEEARYFQLQPMLAELERWRQDQELSRVSRPCECLVVRVAPDLGERITLSGDKALIEDVFPEIGDVMCNSVNAGWNHDSTHVIRFPLNGYCHLNSVQVLERLQQRGFEIAGSCGGGVDSSQFSEYVLRRELRRTSQRGSNSNRIKQEQLD, from the exons ATGGCTGCTGCCTGTGCTTATCAGCGCGTGCACAAGCGGCATGCAAATCAGACCAGGATCACACACCGCATTGGAGGCCTACACTCAAAG GATAATCGCTCCAGCATGTCCAGGCCCATGATCACAAGGTCACCAGTGTCTCCATTGAGTAACCAGGGCATCCCAACACCTGCACAGCTCACCAAGTCCAATGCTCCCGTGCACATTGACGTGGGCGGACACATGTACACCAGCAGTCTGGCCACCTTAACAAAATTCCCAGAATCCCG AATTGGTCGTCTCTTTGATGGCACAGAGCCTATAGTCCTGGACAGCCTGAAGCAGCACTACTTCATTGACAGGGATGGACACATGTTCCGCTACATCCTCAACTTCCTCAGGACGTCCAAGCTCCTCATCCCCGACGACTTCAAA GACTACAGTCTGCTGTACGAGGAGGCGCGGTACTTCCAGCTGCAGCCCATGCTTGCTGAGCTGGAGCGCTGGCGCCAGGACCAGGAGCTGAGCCGGGTGTCACGCCCCTGCGAGTGTTTGGTGGTGCGCGTCGCGCCCGACCTGGGCGAGAGGATCACGCTCAGTGGCGACAAGGCCTTGATTGAGGACGTGTTTCCAGAGATCGGTGATGTCATGTGCAACTCTGTCAATGCCGGCTGGAACCATGACTCCACGCACGTCATCCGCTTCCCCCTCAATGGTTACTGCCACCTCAACTCTGTCCAG GTTCTAGAGCGTCTCCAACAACGCGGGTTCGAGATCGCCGGCTCCTGCGGCGGCGGCGTGGACTCGTCCCAATTCAGCGAGTACGTCCTGAGgagggagctgaggaggacgagTCAGCGAGGGTCCAATTCAAACAGGATAAAGCAGGAGCAGCTGGACTAG
- the LOC119011836 gene encoding BTB/POZ domain-containing protein KCTD1 isoform X3 codes for MLVDCGNIQVKDNRSSMSRPMITRSPVSPLSNQGIPTPAQLTKSNAPVHIDVGGHMYTSSLATLTKFPESRIGRLFDGTEPIVLDSLKQHYFIDRDGHMFRYILNFLRTSKLLIPDDFKDYSLLYEEARYFQLQPMLAELERWRQDQELSRVSRPCECLVVRVAPDLGERITLSGDKALIEDVFPEIGDVMCNSVNAGWNHDSTHVIRFPLNGYCHLNSVQVLERLQQRGFEIAGSCGGGVDSSQFSEYVLRRELRRTSQRGSNSNRIKQEQLD; via the exons ATGCTTGTGGATTGTGGCAACATTCAGGTCAAG GATAATCGCTCCAGCATGTCCAGGCCCATGATCACAAGGTCACCAGTGTCTCCATTGAGTAACCAGGGCATCCCAACACCTGCACAGCTCACCAAGTCCAATGCTCCCGTGCACATTGACGTGGGCGGACACATGTACACCAGCAGTCTGGCCACCTTAACAAAATTCCCAGAATCCCG AATTGGTCGTCTCTTTGATGGCACAGAGCCTATAGTCCTGGACAGCCTGAAGCAGCACTACTTCATTGACAGGGATGGACACATGTTCCGCTACATCCTCAACTTCCTCAGGACGTCCAAGCTCCTCATCCCCGACGACTTCAAA GACTACAGTCTGCTGTACGAGGAGGCGCGGTACTTCCAGCTGCAGCCCATGCTTGCTGAGCTGGAGCGCTGGCGCCAGGACCAGGAGCTGAGCCGGGTGTCACGCCCCTGCGAGTGTTTGGTGGTGCGCGTCGCGCCCGACCTGGGCGAGAGGATCACGCTCAGTGGCGACAAGGCCTTGATTGAGGACGTGTTTCCAGAGATCGGTGATGTCATGTGCAACTCTGTCAATGCCGGCTGGAACCATGACTCCACGCACGTCATCCGCTTCCCCCTCAATGGTTACTGCCACCTCAACTCTGTCCAG GTTCTAGAGCGTCTCCAACAACGCGGGTTCGAGATCGCCGGCTCCTGCGGCGGCGGCGTGGACTCGTCCCAATTCAGCGAGTACGTCCTGAGgagggagctgaggaggacgagTCAGCGAGGGTCCAATTCAAACAGGATAAAGCAGGAGCAGCTGGACTAG
- the LOC119011836 gene encoding BTB/POZ domain-containing protein KCTD1 isoform X5: MSRPMITRSPVSPLSNQGIPTPAQLTKSNAPVHIDVGGHMYTSSLATLTKFPESRIGRLFDGTEPIVLDSLKQHYFIDRDGHMFRYILNFLRTSKLLIPDDFKDYSLLYEEARYFQLQPMLAELERWRQDQELSRVSRPCECLVVRVAPDLGERITLSGDKALIEDVFPEIGDVMCNSVNAGWNHDSTHVIRFPLNGYCHLNSVQVLERLQQRGFEIAGSCGGGVDSSQFSEYVLRRELRRTSQRGSNSNRIKQEQLD, from the exons ATGTCCAGGCCCATGATCACAAGGTCACCAGTGTCTCCATTGAGTAACCAGGGCATCCCAACACCTGCACAGCTCACCAAGTCCAATGCTCCCGTGCACATTGACGTGGGCGGACACATGTACACCAGCAGTCTGGCCACCTTAACAAAATTCCCAGAATCCCG AATTGGTCGTCTCTTTGATGGCACAGAGCCTATAGTCCTGGACAGCCTGAAGCAGCACTACTTCATTGACAGGGATGGACACATGTTCCGCTACATCCTCAACTTCCTCAGGACGTCCAAGCTCCTCATCCCCGACGACTTCAAA GACTACAGTCTGCTGTACGAGGAGGCGCGGTACTTCCAGCTGCAGCCCATGCTTGCTGAGCTGGAGCGCTGGCGCCAGGACCAGGAGCTGAGCCGGGTGTCACGCCCCTGCGAGTGTTTGGTGGTGCGCGTCGCGCCCGACCTGGGCGAGAGGATCACGCTCAGTGGCGACAAGGCCTTGATTGAGGACGTGTTTCCAGAGATCGGTGATGTCATGTGCAACTCTGTCAATGCCGGCTGGAACCATGACTCCACGCACGTCATCCGCTTCCCCCTCAATGGTTACTGCCACCTCAACTCTGTCCAG GTTCTAGAGCGTCTCCAACAACGCGGGTTCGAGATCGCCGGCTCCTGCGGCGGCGGCGTGGACTCGTCCCAATTCAGCGAGTACGTCCTGAGgagggagctgaggaggacgagTCAGCGAGGGTCCAATTCAAACAGGATAAAGCAGGAGCAGCTGGACTAG